One Spinacia oleracea cultivar Varoflay chromosome 4, BTI_SOV_V1, whole genome shotgun sequence DNA segment encodes these proteins:
- the LOC130472198 gene encoding uncharacterized protein: protein MKLLFWKIAKAYNLADFNDAVEEMNAINEEVVTAFKSYNPKLFCRAYLDISMKTDAITSNMAETFNGYIINARTKHLIYMLEDIRISLMQRLVVKRQAMQKSTSTVCQRIQVKLDQEKTKAANCDVIPSTDTLFNVNYYLDQLVVDLEAKTCSCRKWNMLGYPCCHAVACIYFLNKEAEDFVEDCYKRETYLKAYAGSIPPIDGERYWPRVEYGLDPPPIKIGPGRPRVNRRKDPMEDPKKPGTLQRTGMEMTCSICHVKGHNKRRCPNKDTASAPTEPPPKRSRGRPRKDGQPPISHSQVAQSSTAHHNATAQPTQLGRGGRMCRGGAGSRGGRTTSRGGGQHQVEDQGEAGHLQEEEGEETKYLSEFCFLKWLVLSRFQLVLGCILHQMVQHTPIKVAVLGMSITKQANQANTLHCTKQLSSNFNKKKIWFPVELFMYVIRQ, encoded by the exons ATGAAGCTGCTATTTTGGAAAATAGCAAAGGCATACAACCTAGCTGATTTCAATGATGCAGTAGAGGAGATGAATGCCATTAATGAGGAAGTCGTCACTGCATTCAAGTCTTACAACCCTAAGCTATTCTGTAGAGCTTACTTGGACATCTCTATGAAGACTGATGCAATCACAAGCAATATGGCAGAAACATTCAATGGCTATATCATTAATGCTAGGACTAAGCATTTGATATACATGTTGGAGGACATCAGGATTTCCTTGATGCAGAGGCTGGTTGTCAAGCGGCAAGCGATGCAGAAATCAACTTCTACAGTGTGCCAAAGAATTCAGGTGAAGCTTGATCAGGAGAAGACCAAAGCTGCCAATTGTGATGTGATTCCATCAACTGACACTTTGTTCAATGTCAACTACTATTTGGATCAGTTGGTAGTTGACTTGGAAGCAAAGACATGCAGTTGTAGAAAGTGGAACATGCTCGGTTATCCTTGCTGCCATGCCGTTGCGTGCATATACTTCCTCAACAAAGAAGCTGAAGATTTTGTAGAAGATTGCTATAAAAGGGAAACATACTTGAAGGCCTATGCAG GTTCAATACCACCCATAGATGGTGAAAGGTATTGGCCGAGGGTAGAGTATGGTTTAGATCCCCCTCCCATCAAAATTGGGCCAGGGAGGCCTAGAGTAAACAGGAGAAAGGATCCAATGGAGGATCCCAAGAAGCCGGGAACCTTGCAAAGAACCGGCATGGAAATGACATGTAGTATATGTCATGTTAAAGGCCACAACAAAAGACGGTGCCCCAACAAAGACACTGCCTCTGCCCCAACTGAACCACCACCAAAGAGGTCTAGAGGTAGACCAAGGAAGGATGGGCAACCTCCTATCTCTCACTCACAAGTGGCACAATCATCAACTGCTCACCACAATGCAACTGCACAACCCACCCAACTTGGACGGGGCGGTAGGATGTGCAGAGGTGGAGCAGGTTCAAGGGGAGGGAGGACAACATCAAGGGGGGGAGGACAACATCAGGTAGAGGATCAAGGGGAGGCAGGGCACCTTCAGGAAGAGGAAGGGGAAGAGACCAA ATATTTATCTGAATTTTGCTTTCTGAAATGGTTGGTTCTGTCCAGGTTCCAATTGGTGTTGGGGTGTATTTTGCACCAGATGGTTCAGCACACACCAAT CAAGGTGGCAGTTCTAGGCATGTCAATCACCAAGCAAGCCAATCAAGCCAACACTCTACACTGCACCAAGCAACTCAGTAGCaacttcaacaaaaaaaaaatttggtttCCAGTAGAACTGTTTATGTATGTCATTAGGCAGTAG